In Candidatus Methylopumilus universalis, one DNA window encodes the following:
- the adh gene encoding aldehyde dehydrogenase — protein MGLETLNNLGVKHPFKAKYDNYIGGKFVPPVDGKYFENISPVTGKVFCEVARSNEKDINLALDAAHAAKDGWAKKSPTERANILMQVADIMEKNLSTIAIAETIDNGKPLRETTYADIPLAIDHFRYFASCVRAQEGSIGEIDHETMAYHFHEPLGVVGQIIPWNFPILMAAWKLAPAIAAGNCVVIKPAEQTPVSLLVVLELVGHLIPPGVLNIVNGFGLEAGKPLASSPRIAKIAFTGETSTGRLIMQYASQNLIPVTLELGGKSPNIFFEDVMDKDDNFFDKALEGFTLFALNQGEVCTCPSRALIQESIYDKFMERALKRVAAIKQDNPLDMTTMIGAQASSEQVEKIMSYMKIGQEEGAQILIGGNRKKLSGELAEGYYIEPTVFKGHNKMRIFQEEIFGPVVSVTTFKDEDEALEIANDTLYGLGSGVWSRNGNRAFRMGKGIQAGRVWTNCYHAYPAHAAFGGYKQSGIGRETHKMMLDHYQQTKNLLVSYSENKLGFF, from the coding sequence ATGGGCTTAGAAACATTAAATAATCTTGGAGTAAAACATCCATTTAAGGCCAAATATGACAATTATATTGGCGGTAAATTTGTACCTCCAGTAGACGGCAAATACTTTGAAAATATTTCACCAGTCACCGGCAAAGTTTTTTGTGAGGTTGCACGTTCAAACGAAAAAGATATTAATTTGGCGCTAGATGCAGCGCATGCAGCCAAAGATGGCTGGGCTAAGAAGAGCCCTACTGAACGCGCAAATATTTTGATGCAAGTAGCAGACATCATGGAAAAAAATCTTTCAACGATTGCGATTGCTGAAACAATCGACAACGGCAAGCCTCTCCGTGAAACTACTTATGCTGATATTCCATTAGCGATCGATCACTTCAGATACTTTGCAAGCTGTGTTAGAGCGCAAGAAGGCAGTATCGGTGAAATTGATCACGAGACAATGGCTTATCATTTTCATGAGCCTTTAGGTGTTGTCGGACAAATTATTCCATGGAACTTCCCTATTCTTATGGCAGCCTGGAAATTAGCGCCTGCGATTGCTGCAGGTAATTGTGTAGTCATTAAACCAGCAGAACAGACACCTGTATCACTCCTAGTTGTGCTTGAGTTAGTAGGTCATCTCATCCCCCCTGGTGTATTAAATATTGTGAATGGTTTCGGTTTAGAAGCTGGTAAACCACTTGCAAGCTCGCCACGTATTGCAAAAATTGCATTCACAGGCGAAACATCAACAGGTCGATTGATTATGCAATATGCATCACAAAATCTTATTCCAGTAACTTTAGAGCTTGGTGGTAAATCACCTAATATCTTCTTTGAAGATGTGATGGATAAAGATGACAACTTCTTTGATAAAGCGCTAGAAGGCTTTACATTGTTTGCGCTCAATCAAGGTGAAGTATGTACATGCCCTTCACGTGCCTTAATCCAAGAATCTATTTACGATAAATTTATGGAGCGTGCACTTAAACGTGTTGCGGCAATCAAACAAGACAATCCCCTTGATATGACAACAATGATCGGCGCTCAAGCATCAAGTGAGCAAGTTGAAAAAATTATGTCTTATATGAAGATTGGTCAAGAAGAAGGCGCTCAAATCCTCATCGGTGGTAATCGTAAAAAATTAAGTGGTGAACTCGCAGAAGGATATTACATTGAACCTACTGTATTCAAAGGTCATAACAAAATGCGTATTTTCCAAGAGGAAATTTTTGGACCTGTCGTTTCCGTTACAACATTTAAAGATGAAGATGAAGCGCTTGAAATTGCAAATGATACGCTCTATGGCTTAGGCTCAGGCGTATGGTCACGCAACGGCAATCGCGCATTTAGAATGGGCAAAGGCATTCAAGCAGGTCGTGTATGGACTAATTGCTACCATGCTTATCCTGCACATGCAGCATTTGGTGGCTATAAACAATCAGGTATCGGTCGCGAAACACACAAGATGATGCTTGATCACTACCAACAAACAAAGAATCTTCTAGTGAGCTACAGTGAAAATAAACTTGGTTTCTTTTAA
- the acnB gene encoding bifunctional aconitate hydratase 2/2-methylisocitrate dehydratase, translated as MIDDYRKEAANRLNEGLPPLPLTAKQTAELVTLLKSPDTKDTQTLMELFCHRVPSGVDQAAYIKAAYLTDIAKGIEQSKIISPKYAIELLGTMVGGYNVQSLISLLDSDLADDAVKVLSHIILIFDAFHDVSEKVKSGNKAAMKLMESWANGDWFLKKSALPKEIKAIVFKADGETNTDDLSPAQEAWSRPDIPLHAKAMLVNKMPNGIKTIQDLKTRQLPIAYVGDVVGTGSSRKSAINSLQWHMGSDIPFIPNKRTGGIVLGNKIAPIFFNTAEDSGALPIECDVSRMKTGDEITIQPFEGKILNSKNESIATFNLIPFTLADEYRAGGRIPLIIGRGLTSKAREFLKLSASTLFLTPAPAISSKKGFTLAQKMVGRACGLPAGVGVRPGTYCEPKVTSVGSQDTTGAMTRDELKELACLGFNADLVMQSFCHTAAYPKPVDLKLQHELPEFMSSRGGVTLRPGDGIIHSWLNRLLLPDTVGTGGDSHTRFPIGISFPAGSGLVAFAAAMGAMPIDMPESVLVRFRGKMQPGITLRDLVNAIPYAAIKNGDLTVAKQNKKNIFNGRILEIEGLPDLKIEQAFEFADASAERSANGCTVKLNKEPIIEYIKSNIALIKNLVDNNYEDKRTLLRRMKAMEDWLKNPALLEADHDAEYASIIEINLDEIKEPLIACPNDPDNIKPLSEIAGNKIDEVFIGSCMTNIGHYRAAARVLEDTDKIPTRLWIVPPTRMDETELKKEGVYDVFNKVGARTEVPGCSLCMGNQARVDDGAHVFSTSTRNFDNRMGKDAQVYLGSAELSAVCASLGKIPTLDEYLAISNQKLSKDLDSIYRYLNFDQMPEYKPKKVIEITEI; from the coding sequence ATGATCGATGATTACAGAAAAGAAGCCGCTAACCGTTTAAATGAGGGCCTGCCGCCACTTCCTCTGACAGCAAAGCAAACCGCAGAACTCGTCACCTTATTAAAGTCACCCGATACAAAAGATACTCAGACGTTGATGGAATTATTTTGTCATCGCGTTCCATCAGGTGTTGATCAAGCTGCTTATATTAAGGCTGCTTACCTTACAGATATTGCGAAGGGTATAGAACAATCAAAAATCATTTCACCTAAGTATGCTATTGAATTATTAGGAACCATGGTTGGTGGTTATAACGTTCAATCACTTATTTCTCTTCTAGACTCAGATCTTGCTGATGATGCTGTTAAAGTTTTATCTCATATCATTTTAATTTTTGACGCGTTTCACGATGTAAGTGAAAAAGTAAAGTCAGGTAATAAAGCTGCAATGAAGCTAATGGAGTCATGGGCGAATGGCGATTGGTTTTTAAAAAAATCCGCATTACCCAAAGAAATAAAAGCAATTGTTTTTAAAGCAGATGGCGAAACAAATACCGATGACCTTTCCCCAGCGCAAGAAGCTTGGTCGAGACCAGACATCCCATTACATGCAAAAGCGATGTTAGTGAATAAAATGCCAAACGGCATTAAAACAATTCAGGACTTAAAAACAAGACAATTACCTATAGCTTATGTGGGTGATGTTGTAGGAACAGGTTCATCAAGGAAATCAGCAATTAACTCTCTTCAATGGCACATGGGAAGTGATATTCCTTTTATTCCAAACAAAAGAACGGGTGGCATTGTATTAGGTAATAAGATTGCGCCTATATTTTTTAATACAGCAGAAGATTCAGGCGCACTTCCTATTGAGTGTGATGTTAGTCGGATGAAAACAGGAGATGAAATTACTATTCAACCATTTGAAGGAAAAATTCTAAATAGTAAAAACGAATCCATCGCTACATTTAATTTAATACCATTTACGCTTGCAGATGAATATCGCGCAGGTGGCAGGATACCTCTTATTATTGGTCGAGGATTAACATCTAAAGCAAGGGAGTTTTTAAAATTATCTGCAAGCACTCTATTCTTAACTCCTGCGCCAGCTATCTCTTCTAAAAAAGGATTTACGCTTGCGCAAAAAATGGTCGGTCGGGCTTGCGGCTTGCCGGCAGGTGTTGGTGTTAGGCCTGGCACATATTGTGAGCCGAAAGTCACCTCTGTTGGTTCGCAAGATACAACGGGTGCAATGACAAGAGACGAGTTAAAAGAATTAGCTTGTCTCGGATTTAATGCTGACTTAGTCATGCAAAGTTTTTGCCACACAGCAGCCTATCCGAAGCCTGTAGATCTTAAATTACAACACGAGCTTCCTGAGTTTATGTCGAGTAGAGGAGGGGTTACTTTAAGACCTGGCGATGGAATTATTCACTCTTGGCTTAATCGCCTTTTACTTCCAGATACTGTAGGCACAGGTGGTGACTCCCATACGCGCTTTCCTATAGGTATTTCATTCCCAGCAGGCTCAGGCCTTGTAGCTTTTGCAGCAGCCATGGGAGCCATGCCAATTGATATGCCTGAATCAGTCTTGGTGAGATTCAGGGGAAAGATGCAACCAGGTATTACATTAAGAGATCTCGTAAATGCAATACCTTATGCTGCTATTAAAAATGGTGATCTCACGGTAGCAAAACAAAATAAAAAAAATATTTTTAATGGACGTATTTTAGAAATTGAAGGGTTGCCTGATCTAAAAATTGAACAAGCATTTGAATTTGCTGATGCATCGGCTGAAAGATCTGCAAATGGATGTACGGTAAAACTTAATAAAGAACCGATTATTGAATATATCAAATCTAATATTGCGCTTATTAAAAATTTAGTTGATAACAATTATGAAGATAAAAGAACATTATTGCGTCGCATGAAAGCAATGGAGGATTGGTTAAAAAATCCAGCATTATTAGAAGCTGATCATGATGCAGAGTACGCAAGTATTATTGAAATTAATCTTGATGAAATTAAAGAGCCATTAATTGCATGTCCAAATGACCCAGATAATATTAAGCCCTTGTCTGAGATTGCAGGTAATAAAATTGATGAGGTATTCATTGGAAGTTGCATGACTAATATTGGACATTATCGAGCAGCAGCTAGAGTGCTTGAAGATACAGATAAAATCCCAACACGATTATGGATCGTACCTCCTACTCGTATGGATGAAACAGAGCTTAAGAAAGAGGGTGTATATGATGTCTTCAATAAAGTAGGCGCTCGAACAGAAGTACCTGGATGTTCTCTATGCATGGGAAATCAGGCGAGAGTTGATGATGGAGCACATGTTTTTTCAACAAGCACACGAAATTTCGATAATCGCATGGGAAAAGATGCGCAAGTATATTTAGGATCTGCAGAACTCTCAGCAGTTTGCGCTTCTTTAGGAAAAATTCCAACGCTTGATGAATATCTTGCTATTAGTAATCAAAAACTTTCGAAAGACTTAGATTCAATTTATCGATATTTAAATTTTGATCAGATGCCAGAA